A genomic window from Dechloromonas sp. A34 includes:
- a CDS encoding PAS domain S-box protein, with protein sequence MPSNPLQNPKQNRILAALTPNDYARLQDDLEPVTLHLGQVLFESGDSPTYVYFPATCIVSLIFTTRKGASAELAITGNDGLVGIPLVLGGETTTHRAVIQSEGTAYRLKIEVMRWELDQGGELQHLALRYAQALMTQMAQSVVCNRHHAVDQQLCRWLLLSLDRLPGNQLNMTQELIGNMLGVRREAVTEAAGKLQAAGLIQYSRGHITILDRPGLESRACECYAVVKAEYDRLFQFPVNERIKSRSRPNPETFRKRAEARFLQSSPEVPKTPWDYAQLVHELQVHQIELEMHNEELRHAYDEADALRDRYADIYDFAPVGYFTLDRQGVILDMNLAGSILLGIKGSQKGRHRFASHVVEDDLPVFNGFFDKILTATHKMQCEVQLAPTTHRGEASVRIEAVPDENGDECRMVVMDISAAKQAEKALQEREQYQRAVLDNFPFKVWLKDSQSRFLAVNTPFATTFGKPSADALIGQSDFDIFSRDIAEAHRADDLTVLESGQQKTVVEMIEADGQRRWFETYKSPVHLAGQPIGTVGFARDITERHNTQQALKNSEKRYRSFIEKLPLSVAILQDGVLKYLNPKGLELIGYAPDECIGKPFLSLIFDADRQWAIEAHKSHSLGQLQASSSEIRLLTKSGQVIDCLMHVNSVEWEGHIAVLATLEDVTATKAMDQELRRLASIDTLTELATRTHFYSHMEQALSRLKRGIDPEVAVLVLELDDFPAISDALGHLASDAVLHLFSALLREELRKIDFAARIDGERFAVLLPSSLAAAQVFAERLRAKLAGMAVTVGKRQVTITASMGIAMLTAADGSAGQAFRTAESGVARAQGAGGDRVVVAAAEFESAH encoded by the coding sequence ATGCCGTCGAATCCGCTGCAAAACCCGAAACAGAACCGCATACTGGCAGCCCTGACGCCTAATGATTACGCGCGCCTGCAGGACGATCTCGAACCCGTTACGCTGCATCTCGGCCAGGTGCTATTCGAGTCGGGCGACAGCCCGACCTACGTCTATTTTCCGGCGACCTGCATCGTTTCGCTGATCTTCACCACCCGCAAGGGGGCGTCTGCCGAACTGGCGATCACCGGCAACGACGGTCTGGTCGGCATTCCGCTGGTGCTCGGTGGCGAAACCACGACCCATCGGGCGGTGATTCAGAGCGAGGGGACGGCCTACCGGCTGAAGATCGAGGTCATGCGCTGGGAACTCGACCAGGGTGGCGAACTGCAGCATCTCGCCCTGCGCTACGCCCAGGCCCTGATGACGCAGATGGCGCAGAGCGTGGTCTGCAATCGCCACCACGCCGTGGACCAGCAGTTGTGCCGCTGGTTGTTGCTCAGTCTCGACCGCCTGCCGGGCAACCAGCTGAACATGACGCAGGAACTGATCGGCAACATGCTCGGCGTCCGCCGTGAAGCGGTGACCGAAGCCGCCGGCAAACTGCAGGCGGCGGGTTTGATCCAATACAGTCGTGGGCATATCACCATTCTCGATCGGCCGGGCCTCGAGTCCCGGGCCTGCGAATGCTACGCCGTGGTCAAGGCGGAATACGACCGGCTGTTTCAGTTCCCGGTCAATGAGCGCATCAAGAGCCGCTCGCGACCCAATCCGGAAACTTTCCGCAAGCGGGCCGAAGCGCGCTTCCTGCAGTCATCGCCAGAGGTGCCGAAGACGCCGTGGGATTACGCGCAGTTGGTGCATGAACTGCAGGTCCACCAGATCGAACTCGAAATGCACAACGAGGAGCTTCGTCATGCCTATGACGAGGCCGATGCCCTGCGTGACCGCTACGCCGACATCTACGATTTCGCCCCGGTTGGCTACTTCACACTCGACCGCCAGGGCGTCATCCTCGACATGAATCTTGCCGGTTCGATCCTGCTCGGCATCAAGGGTTCGCAGAAGGGCCGGCATCGTTTCGCCTCCCATGTCGTGGAGGACGACCTGCCGGTCTTCAACGGCTTCTTCGACAAGATACTGACGGCGACGCACAAGATGCAGTGCGAAGTCCAACTGGCGCCGACCACTCATCGTGGCGAGGCCAGCGTCAGGATCGAAGCCGTTCCCGATGAAAACGGCGACGAATGCCGCATGGTGGTGATGGACATTTCGGCCGCCAAGCAGGCCGAAAAGGCCTTGCAGGAGCGCGAGCAGTACCAGCGCGCCGTGCTCGATAATTTCCCCTTCAAGGTCTGGCTCAAGGACTCGCAATCACGTTTCCTGGCTGTCAACACGCCCTTCGCTACCACGTTCGGCAAGCCGTCGGCCGATGCCCTGATCGGCCAGTCCGATTTCGATATTTTCAGTCGGGATATCGCCGAGGCGCATCGGGCCGACGATCTGACCGTCCTCGAATCGGGCCAGCAGAAAACCGTGGTCGAGATGATCGAAGCCGACGGTCAGCGACGCTGGTTCGAGACCTACAAGTCGCCAGTGCATCTGGCGGGGCAGCCGATCGGCACCGTCGGTTTCGCGCGCGACATCACCGAACGTCACAATACCCAGCAGGCGCTGAAGAATTCGGAAAAGCGCTACCGCAGCTTCATCGAGAAGCTGCCACTCAGCGTCGCCATCCTTCAGGACGGCGTACTCAAATACCTGAATCCGAAAGGTCTGGAACTGATCGGCTACGCGCCCGACGAGTGCATCGGCAAACCCTTCCTGTCGCTGATCTTTGACGCCGATCGCCAATGGGCGATCGAGGCCCACAAGTCGCATTCGCTCGGCCAACTGCAAGCGTCAAGCTCCGAGATCCGCCTGCTGACCAAGTCGGGCCAGGTGATTGACTGCCTGATGCACGTCAATAGCGTCGAATGGGAAGGGCACATCGCCGTCCTGGCAACCCTCGAGGATGTCACCGCCACCAAGGCGATGGATCAGGAGCTGCGTCGTCTGGCCAGTATCGACACGCTGACCGAACTGGCCACCCGGACGCACTTCTACAGTCATATGGAACAGGCGCTTTCCCGGCTCAAGCGTGGTATCGATCCGGAAGTCGCCGTGCTGGTGCTCGAACTCGATGATTTTCCGGCGATCAGCGACGCCCTCGGTCATCTGGCCAGCGATGCCGTCCTGCACCTGTTCTCGGCACTGTTGCGCGAAGAATTGCGCAAGATCGATTTTGCCGCCCGGATCGATGGCGAGCGCTTCGCCGTTTTGCTGCCGAGCAGCCTGGCGGCGGCTCAGGTATTCGCCGAACGCTTGCGGGCGAAACTGGCCGGGATGGCAGTTACTGTCGGCAAGCGGCAGGTCACGATCACCGCCAGTATGGGGATCGCCATGTTGACTGCCGCCGATGGCTCGGCCGGTCAGGCGTTCCGGACGGCCGAATCGGGCGTCGCCAGAGCCCAAGGCGCCGGCGGCGATCGGGTGGTGGTTGCCGCCGCCGAGTTCGAAAGCGCTCATTGA
- a CDS encoding phospholipase A produces the protein MKKRMIIPLAMLAGTCMANEPSATCAGEADDRRRLACYDRSVGRPTDVSAASPDGTRAVDSGLVTNNENRRTASAMQSAWELGDADKRRDFVIRTYHPNFLLPLHYTSNINRTPSSPTLSGGSLNPNYRPIEAKLQISLRAKVVEDLLLPGADLWVAYTQRSLWQVWDTKDSAPFRSTDYQPEMIYVIPVPEKLGALPFGWNLRMVQLGAVHQSNGQSDPLSRSWNRLYLGLGLEHGDFSLMLRTNQRLRVQDLDDNPDLVDYIGRNEMTMAWAPGLSTFGLNWRTNLNSVSRGSLQFDWTYPVFASQPSGLRWYVQLFTGYGETLLDYNHRQTSIGVGLALFQF, from the coding sequence ATGAAGAAGAGAATGATCATCCCGCTGGCCATGCTGGCCGGGACCTGCATGGCCAACGAGCCATCCGCCACCTGCGCCGGCGAAGCGGACGACAGGCGGCGGCTCGCCTGCTATGACCGCTCGGTCGGCCGGCCGACCGACGTCTCTGCCGCATCGCCGGACGGTACCCGGGCCGTCGATAGCGGACTCGTCACCAACAACGAGAACCGACGCACGGCATCGGCCATGCAGTCGGCCTGGGAACTGGGCGACGCCGACAAGCGCCGCGATTTCGTAATCCGGACCTATCACCCCAACTTCCTGCTGCCGCTGCACTACACCTCGAACATCAACCGGACGCCGAGCAGTCCGACCCTGTCAGGAGGCTCGCTCAACCCGAACTATCGCCCGATCGAAGCCAAGCTGCAGATATCGCTGCGCGCCAAGGTGGTCGAGGACTTGTTGCTGCCGGGGGCCGACCTGTGGGTTGCCTATACCCAGCGCTCGTTATGGCAGGTCTGGGATACCAAGGATTCGGCGCCGTTCCGCAGTACCGACTATCAGCCGGAAATGATCTACGTCATCCCGGTGCCGGAGAAGCTGGGGGCTTTGCCTTTCGGCTGGAACTTGCGCATGGTTCAGCTCGGTGCCGTGCACCAGTCGAACGGGCAGAGCGATCCGCTGTCGCGCAGCTGGAACCGGCTCTATCTCGGACTGGGGCTGGAACACGGCGATTTTTCGCTGATGCTGCGCACCAACCAGCGCTTGCGCGTACAGGATCTGGATGACAATCCGGATCTCGTCGATTACATCGGCCGCAACGAAATGACCATGGCCTGGGCTCCCGGCCTCTCTACCTTCGGCCTGAACTGGCGCACCAACCTGAATTCGGTCAGCCGCGGTTCGCTGCAATTCGACTGGACCTATCCGGTTTTTGCCAGCCAGCCATCGGGCCTGCGCTGGTACGTGCAACTGTTCACCGGTTATGGCGAGACCCTGCTTGACTACAACCATCGCCAGACCAGCATTGGGGTCGGCCTCGCCTTGTTCCAGTTCTGA
- a CDS encoding VIT1/CCC1 transporter family protein, whose amino-acid sequence MRHTEKHRTERIGWLRAAVLGANDGIVSTASLVLGVAAAGADAKGVLVAGVAGLVAGAASMAAGEYVSVSSQADTENADLERERRELAADPAHEKAELSAIYVGRGLDKSVASEVATQLMAHDALGAHARDELGISASLGARPLQAALTSAATFSVGAVLPLLVVLVVPASLLFWSVAGSALLFLALLGTLSAWAGGAPLIVAAARVSFWGALAMALTAGVGSLFGVSA is encoded by the coding sequence ATGAGGCACACCGAGAAACACCGGACGGAACGCATCGGCTGGTTACGTGCTGCAGTCCTCGGTGCCAATGACGGCATCGTGTCCACAGCCAGTCTGGTGCTTGGTGTTGCGGCAGCCGGTGCCGATGCAAAAGGCGTTTTGGTCGCCGGCGTGGCCGGACTGGTTGCCGGTGCGGCCTCGATGGCTGCCGGCGAGTACGTTTCCGTTAGTTCTCAGGCTGATACGGAAAATGCCGATCTCGAACGCGAAAGGCGGGAACTGGCGGCTGACCCGGCGCACGAAAAAGCCGAGCTTTCCGCCATTTATGTCGGACGTGGCCTGGATAAGAGCGTTGCCTCGGAAGTCGCGACGCAATTGATGGCGCACGACGCCCTTGGCGCGCATGCACGTGACGAACTGGGTATTTCCGCAAGTCTCGGGGCCAGGCCGCTCCAGGCTGCGCTGACTTCTGCCGCCACCTTTTCGGTGGGGGCGGTACTGCCCCTGCTCGTTGTCCTGGTGGTCCCGGCATCGCTGCTTTTTTGGAGTGTTGCCGGTAGCGCCCTGTTGTTTCTTGCTCTGCTCGGCACCCTGTCGGCCTGGGCCGGCGGTGCCCCCTTGATCGTCGCGGCAGCCCGGGTGAGCTTCTGGGGGGCATTGGCGATGGCCCTGACGGCCGGCGTCGGCTCTTTGTTCGGCGTCTCCGCCTGA
- a CDS encoding glycine zipper 2TM domain-containing protein codes for MKSMQSYLPSAFAIVLTLGLGACAGASQGQNTAIGAGVGAIGGSVLTGGSAAGTIGGAVVGGVVGHEIKK; via the coding sequence ATGAAATCAATGCAAAGCTATCTGCCCAGTGCCTTCGCCATCGTGCTGACGCTGGGGCTGGGGGCTTGTGCGGGCGCGTCGCAGGGCCAGAACACGGCCATCGGCGCCGGTGTCGGAGCGATCGGCGGGTCCGTTCTGACCGGCGGTAGCGCGGCGGGAACCATCGGCGGCGCCGTTGTCGGTGGTGTCGTCGGCCACGAAATCAAGAAGTAG